A part of Dethiosulfovibrio salsuginis genomic DNA contains:
- a CDS encoding TRAP transporter substrate-binding protein, which produces MKVFNRKSGIMLLSLLLIGIVATASCAVTVKMSYNGPPKAEDNAVHAFAENFKKLVEEGTEGRVTFELYPDSQLGTEEERMELLMKTGLNQPMSNIASFAGVAPVFPEIYASSIPFMFNSYKAAHIFFDKSQYWKKAQEEFRNRTGAVLLEAVEEGGFLAFTNSKRAIHGPDDFKGLKFRGMDEGQLAIYRAFGASGTPIPWTELYMALKTGVVDGQMNPAMYIIIGSLFEVQKHMTLANIQYSDQFLVMNGDLFDSLSEGDRKVVVEAAKEANRISRMEVEAADSKQVEYLREKGMEVYSPDEKEMDQFREKGQPEYIKWLKTKVSQEWMDLAVQCADRANEAAKE; this is translated from the coding sequence GTGAAAGTCTTCAACCGTAAGTCCGGGATCATGCTTCTGTCGTTGCTACTTATCGGGATCGTCGCCACAGCGTCCTGCGCGGTGACCGTCAAAATGTCCTACAACGGCCCTCCAAAAGCTGAGGACAACGCCGTCCACGCCTTCGCCGAGAACTTCAAAAAGCTGGTCGAGGAGGGAACCGAGGGACGAGTTACCTTCGAGCTCTATCCAGACAGCCAGCTGGGGACCGAGGAGGAGAGGATGGAGCTCCTTATGAAGACCGGGCTCAATCAGCCTATGTCCAACATAGCCTCCTTCGCCGGGGTGGCCCCGGTGTTCCCGGAGATATACGCCTCGTCCATACCGTTTATGTTCAATTCCTATAAGGCGGCCCATATATTCTTCGACAAGAGCCAGTACTGGAAAAAGGCCCAGGAGGAGTTCCGCAACAGGACCGGCGCGGTGCTGTTGGAGGCAGTCGAGGAAGGCGGATTTTTGGCCTTCACGAACTCCAAGAGAGCTATCCATGGCCCAGACGACTTCAAGGGCCTCAAGTTCAGGGGCATGGACGAGGGACAGCTGGCCATATACAGGGCCTTCGGAGCCAGCGGGACCCCCATCCCCTGGACGGAGCTCTACATGGCCCTCAAGACAGGGGTCGTGGACGGTCAGATGAACCCGGCGATGTACATAATCATAGGAAGTCTATTCGAGGTCCAAAAACACATGACCTTGGCCAACATACAGTACTCCGACCAGTTTTTGGTCATGAACGGCGACCTGTTCGACTCCCTCTCCGAAGGGGACCGTAAGGTAGTGGTCGAGGCCGCCAAGGAGGCCAACCGCATCAGCCGCATGGAGGTGGAGGCAGCGGACTCCAAGCAGGTGGAGTACCTGCGGGAGAAGGGCATGGAGGTGTACTCTCCTGACGAGAAGGAAATGGACCAGTTCAGGGAGAAGGGGCAGCCCGAATACATAAAATGGCTCAAGACCAAGGTCAGCCAGGAGTGGATGGACCTGGCGGTACAGTGCGCCGACAGAGCCAACGAGGCGGCTAAGGAGTAA
- a CDS encoding TRAP transporter small permease, which translates to MGSWRDLGRIQKLAIAMERLSALVAGFLLLINVGDIVLGILFRYVMKSSIIWTEEVARYSLVWLVMLGAAGAQAKGDHMSIDFLTPRFPRWLKKLSYVVRIGVQAVVLVLLIWLGSKNVAGTWTMKTMALGIPKAIPLMAVPIGISMLLVQLLLQELHRRSDGGDKP; encoded by the coding sequence GTGGGCAGTTGGAGGGACCTCGGAAGGATCCAAAAGCTAGCGATCGCCATGGAGAGGCTCAGCGCGCTGGTGGCGGGTTTTCTCCTGCTGATCAACGTAGGGGATATAGTGCTCGGCATACTCTTCCGTTACGTCATGAAAAGCTCGATCATATGGACCGAGGAGGTCGCTCGATACTCTCTGGTCTGGCTTGTGATGCTTGGGGCCGCTGGAGCTCAGGCTAAAGGGGATCATATGTCCATAGACTTTCTCACCCCCCGTTTTCCGAGGTGGCTCAAAAAGCTCTCCTATGTGGTCAGAATAGGGGTGCAGGCGGTTGTGCTGGTCCTGCTTATCTGGCTAGGCAGTAAAAACGTCGCAGGAACCTGGACAATGAAGACGATGGCCCTAGGCATCCCCAAGGCGATCCCCCTCATGGCGGTCCCTATCGGCATATCCATGCTATTGGTGCAGCTCCTGCTTCAGGAGCTGCACCGCCGCTCCGACGGAGGTGATAAGCCATGA
- a CDS encoding TRAP transporter large permease has protein sequence MTGLLILGGFFLQMALGVPLYASLLFTGFLGILTTGNLTLLRAIPQQFFGGMDVFSLMAIPFFILAGSLMNRSGLTDRLIDFSRLLVGSVRGGLGYVNVVGGIILAGVNGSAAADASALGSILIPAMEKEGFPRAYAAGLTAGSSLIGPIIPPSIFMIIYAAMTNTSIGGLFAAGVVPGLVLGLAFMAMNWFFSRRYNVPMTDTAAVRARAKVILRRSVAALVAPFIIVGGIVTGVVTPTESGALAVVYCLLAGIAITRELTWSGLTDSIYETVRLTSAIFMIMGAATVVGWFLKWERVTQKFASILIGMGLLEHPWLLLIVLSSIIFVIGMFMEEVAVLTLLTPIFAPLAVRAGIDPFHFGIVMTLNVTIALITPPVGACNYIVAAVGKVPLGDLFREIWPFIAVAMTVLLAIISFPAITVTLPKILGL, from the coding sequence ATGACAGGGTTACTTATCCTTGGGGGCTTCTTCCTCCAGATGGCGTTGGGAGTACCGCTCTACGCCTCGCTGCTATTCACGGGATTTTTAGGCATATTGACCACAGGAAATTTGACCCTCCTCAGGGCCATTCCACAGCAGTTCTTCGGGGGAATGGACGTGTTCTCCCTTATGGCAATTCCCTTTTTCATCCTGGCAGGGAGCCTCATGAACCGCTCGGGGCTGACCGACCGACTGATCGACTTCAGCCGTCTGCTGGTAGGGTCGGTCCGGGGAGGGCTGGGCTACGTCAACGTGGTCGGAGGGATAATACTGGCGGGGGTCAACGGCTCAGCGGCGGCGGACGCCTCGGCCTTAGGTTCAATTCTGATACCTGCAATGGAGAAAGAGGGGTTTCCAAGGGCCTACGCCGCCGGTCTGACCGCCGGTAGCTCGCTGATAGGCCCTATCATACCGCCAAGCATATTCATGATAATCTACGCCGCTATGACCAACACGTCCATAGGTGGACTGTTCGCCGCCGGGGTGGTCCCGGGGTTGGTACTGGGGCTGGCCTTTATGGCCATGAACTGGTTTTTCTCCAGGCGGTACAACGTCCCTATGACCGACACCGCGGCGGTAAGGGCCAGGGCTAAGGTCATACTGAGGCGGTCGGTGGCGGCCTTAGTCGCCCCCTTCATAATAGTCGGAGGGATAGTGACCGGGGTGGTGACCCCTACCGAGTCAGGAGCCCTGGCGGTAGTCTACTGTCTGTTGGCGGGTATAGCTATAACCAGGGAGCTGACCTGGTCGGGCCTTACGGATTCTATCTACGAGACAGTCCGGCTCACCAGCGCGATCTTCATGATAATGGGCGCCGCTACGGTAGTAGGGTGGTTCCTGAAATGGGAGAGGGTCACCCAGAAATTCGCCTCGATCCTAATAGGTATGGGATTGCTCGAACACCCCTGGCTGCTTCTGATAGTTCTCAGCTCCATAATCTTCGTCATAGGGATGTTCATGGAGGAGGTGGCGGTGCTTACTTTGCTGACGCCCATTTTCGCCCCTCTAGCGGTGAGAGCGGGAATAGACCCCTTCCATTTCGGCATAGTGATGACCCTGAACGTTACCATAGCCCTGATAACCCCTCCTGTAGGGGCCTGCAACTATATAGTGGCTGCGGTGGGGAAAGTTCCGCTAGGAGACCTTTTCAGGGAGATATGGCCCTTTATAGCGGTGGCCATGACGGTGCTGCTGGCCATAATATCCTTCCCGGCGATAACGGTCACTCTGCCCAAAATACTGGGACTTTAA
- a CDS encoding M15 family metallopeptidase, with translation MTNKIPPLIESGEPLVSASLYPERILSRPQYFIQGLKGSVPESFLRLGVYERLVKAADRLPKGWKFVLLDCWRSPELQGELFRTISGEISREHPDLSPEEVERRARIFVAYPSVEPDRVSGHCTGGSVDLTLADDKGRALPMGSGFDETSERSYTDHYDGLPEGEEIRHNRGLLVDLMENEGFSNYPKEWWHFDYGNRNWAIRTGVDHCIYGFIRPEMRWR, from the coding sequence ATGACGAATAAAATACCGCCCCTGATCGAAAGTGGGGAACCTCTGGTGTCCGCCAGCCTATATCCCGAGAGGATACTGTCAAGACCCCAGTATTTCATCCAAGGACTAAAGGGTAGCGTGCCCGAGTCCTTCCTACGATTGGGGGTATATGAACGGCTGGTAAAGGCGGCGGATCGGCTTCCCAAGGGATGGAAGTTCGTCCTGTTGGACTGCTGGCGGTCGCCGGAGTTACAGGGAGAGCTTTTCAGGACTATTAGCGGCGAGATATCCAGGGAGCACCCGGACCTTTCGCCGGAGGAGGTGGAACGAAGGGCGAGGATATTCGTAGCCTACCCTTCCGTGGAACCGGACAGAGTATCGGGCCACTGCACCGGTGGATCGGTTGACCTGACCCTGGCGGACGATAAAGGACGGGCCCTCCCTATGGGGTCGGGATTCGACGAGACCTCCGAGAGGTCCTACACCGACCACTACGACGGGCTACCGGAGGGAGAGGAGATAAGGCATAACAGGGGGCTGCTGGTGGACCTCATGGAGAACGAGGGATTCTCCAACTACCCTAAAGAGTGGTGGCACTTCGATTACGGCAACAGAAACTGGGCCATAAGGACAGGGGTGGATCACTGCATATACGGCTTTATCCGTCCTGAGATGAGATGGCGCTGA
- a CDS encoding response regulator, which yields MAKIMVVDDAAFMRMMLSNMLTKMGHEVVAEADNGKSAIEAYEKNSPDIVTMDITMPHMNGIEAVKGIIAKDPAAKIVMVSAMGQKEMVIEAVKAGAKDFIVKPFKEDAVWGALERVLKG from the coding sequence GTGGCCAAGATAATGGTTGTAGACGATGCGGCTTTCATGAGGATGATGCTGTCCAATATGTTGACAAAGATGGGGCACGAGGTGGTGGCGGAGGCGGATAACGGCAAGTCGGCCATCGAAGCTTACGAAAAGAATAGTCCAGATATAGTTACCATGGATATAACCATGCCTCACATGAACGGTATCGAGGCGGTCAAGGGTATCATAGCGAAGGACCCTGCTGCCAAGATAGTTATGGTGAGTGCCATGGGACAGAAGGAAATGGTCATAGAGGCGGTAAAGGCTGGTGCCAAGGATTTTATCGTCAAGCCCTTCAAAGAGGACGCCGTCTGGGGTGCTTTGGAGAGGGTTTTAAAAGGTTAA
- a CDS encoding acyl-CoA dehydratase activase, whose translation MIAVGIDMGSVGTKTVLFDGKVVDSHLEPTGWNPAEAGRKSVEYLLEKNRLTKTLLGPIVATGYGRKSLTIAEKAVTEITCHAKGAYFLDNQIRTILDIGGQDSKVIRLDQSGNVVDFMMNDKCAAGTGRFLQVMSNLLEYSIEELGSIPIEGDIQSISSMCTVFAESEVVSHLAKGVRKEAVALGLLDSVAVRASSMLARIGIAPGLAFTGGVSRCSSLVSMIRSHTGQDVKTYPQSQFAGALGAALISHDMI comes from the coding sequence ATGATAGCAGTCGGCATAGATATGGGGTCGGTTGGCACTAAGACGGTGCTCTTCGACGGAAAGGTAGTTGACAGCCACCTTGAGCCCACAGGATGGAACCCAGCTGAGGCTGGACGAAAGTCGGTGGAATATCTGCTTGAGAAAAACCGCCTTACAAAAACCCTCTTAGGGCCAATAGTGGCAACAGGTTACGGCAGGAAGAGCCTGACCATAGCGGAAAAAGCGGTCACCGAGATAACCTGCCACGCCAAGGGAGCCTATTTTTTGGACAACCAAATCCGCACCATTTTAGACATAGGTGGGCAAGATAGCAAGGTCATCAGGCTGGACCAGAGCGGAAACGTAGTTGACTTTATGATGAACGACAAGTGTGCCGCAGGCACAGGCCGTTTTCTCCAGGTAATGTCCAACCTGCTGGAGTACTCCATAGAGGAGCTGGGATCTATCCCGATCGAGGGGGACATCCAGAGCATCTCCAGCATGTGTACCGTCTTCGCCGAATCGGAGGTGGTCAGCCATCTGGCGAAAGGTGTCCGTAAAGAGGCGGTCGCCCTGGGCCTGCTGGACTCGGTGGCGGTCAGGGCCTCCTCCATGCTGGCCCGGATCGGCATAGCCCCAGGTCTGGCCTTCACAGGAGGGGTATCCCGATGCTCTTCGTTGGTCTCCATGATTCGCTCCCACACCGGGCAGGACGTAAAGACATACCCTCAATCTCAGTTCGCCGGAGCGCTGGGAGCGGCGCTGATATCTCACGATATGATATAA